The Terriglobia bacterium genome has a window encoding:
- a CDS encoding STAS domain-containing protein, whose amino-acid sequence MLQRINIRNEKGQTTFRLEGRLSEAWFDGLRRCYDEATQTCPNVVVDLEHVTSIDEAGSRLLAEMSRYGVVLVAADPLMKSIIDEVSLREVGKR is encoded by the coding sequence GTGCTCCAAAGAATCAATATACGGAACGAAAAAGGCCAAACGACATTCCGTTTGGAAGGTCGACTGTCGGAAGCATGGTTCGATGGACTGCGACGTTGCTACGACGAAGCAACCCAAACCTGTCCCAACGTCGTGGTGGACCTCGAGCACGTCACCTCTATCGACGAGGCCGGCAGCAGGTTACTTGCTGAGATGTCCAGGTATGGTGTTGTGCTCGTAGCAGCGGATCCCCTCATGAAATCGATTATCGACGAAGTGAGCCTGCGTGAGGTGGGCAAGCGATGA
- a CDS encoding DUF3373 family protein, producing MRRIITVFLLLCVCGATMLFAQESGSTPPDIVTRQQQEIEQLQKMVADLKARLDAQEQSKQQQQPQATQQAQIDTTAAKAASSTEELTNSVRDLERRMLTRERDAALSKVRFSGDYRFEAHSIWGNIPSYYDGMRLQNLMVKTLFAATPTSAGGLGMPFDQSIMSNYTPQQYASMLDTLINRNYSAYQAYTNQLTFNDLKQAVGNMPQQQVSSLMNYLQGATYVPRYQNDTSILYTNRLRLKLDSKIADNLSVTARLSMYKAWGDSSGVQIFDGQANSLSIDGNTVTVPNSDMLRVERAFFTWSKIAHTGLYLSIGRRPSTGGPPMNYREDEPRGGTPSGALIDFQFDGITAGYRVNDHTELRICYGVGYQSGFGNGDILELPQDRLKNATFLGGNFDLYDSESTFLQLTVARAFNVTDGFTGLTVLPNNPITGDPISAPVIMRYTPSANLGDINLIGLNFTHRFGPVDAFVSGNYSGLRPNLVTTPFGGLGSDPFETPVNHDGAMIYVGARYSLPQNDGRTKFGFEFNHGSKYWFNFAQAQDDIISPKTNTRGNVYETYLTHRIKSRFILKVDYIKYFYDYSGSGWHIGAPKALDSTPVLGFPTYDRASMLSLGLTTRF from the coding sequence ATGAGACGGATCATCACTGTTTTCCTCCTACTCTGCGTCTGCGGGGCAACGATGCTGTTTGCGCAGGAATCAGGCTCGACCCCGCCGGACATCGTGACCCGGCAACAACAGGAAATTGAACAACTGCAGAAGATGGTTGCTGACCTGAAGGCTCGATTGGACGCCCAGGAGCAATCGAAACAACAACAGCAGCCGCAGGCGACACAACAGGCTCAGATCGACACTACCGCGGCAAAAGCGGCATCTTCTACCGAAGAGCTCACTAATTCGGTAAGAGACCTCGAGCGCCGGATGCTGACGCGCGAACGTGATGCCGCTCTCAGTAAAGTGCGCTTCAGCGGCGATTATCGCTTCGAGGCCCACAGCATCTGGGGAAACATACCCAGCTACTACGATGGCATGAGGCTCCAGAACCTGATGGTCAAGACGCTTTTTGCCGCTACTCCAACATCAGCGGGCGGATTGGGCATGCCGTTCGATCAGAGCATCATGTCGAATTACACGCCGCAGCAGTACGCAAGCATGTTGGACACCTTGATAAATCGAAACTACAGCGCTTACCAGGCCTACACCAATCAGCTCACATTCAATGACCTGAAGCAGGCGGTAGGAAACATGCCGCAGCAGCAGGTTTCCTCTCTGATGAATTACCTTCAGGGGGCGACATATGTCCCCAGGTACCAAAACGACACCAGCATCCTTTACACGAATCGGCTACGGTTGAAGCTCGATTCAAAAATTGCGGATAATCTGAGCGTTACAGCTCGCCTGAGCATGTACAAGGCCTGGGGTGACTCAAGCGGCGTCCAGATTTTCGATGGCCAGGCGAACAGTCTCAGCATCGATGGGAACACGGTGACTGTGCCTAATTCCGACATGCTTCGCGTCGAGAGGGCCTTCTTCACCTGGAGCAAAATCGCGCACACGGGTCTGTACCTGTCGATCGGCCGCCGGCCATCGACCGGTGGTCCTCCGATGAACTATCGCGAGGACGAACCCCGTGGCGGCACGCCTTCGGGTGCGCTGATCGATTTCCAGTTCGATGGTATTACGGCGGGTTATCGGGTGAACGACCACACCGAGCTGCGCATCTGCTACGGCGTGGGATATCAATCCGGATTCGGCAATGGCGACATTCTCGAGCTACCGCAGGATCGCCTCAAGAACGCGACTTTCCTGGGGGGCAACTTCGATCTTTATGACTCGGAATCAACCTTCCTGCAGTTGACTGTAGCTCGTGCGTTCAATGTCACCGATGGCTTTACCGGGTTGACTGTTCTCCCGAATAACCCCATTACAGGCGATCCGATCAGTGCGCCGGTAATCATGCGCTACACACCGTCAGCCAACTTGGGAGACATCAACCTGATTGGCTTGAACTTTACACATCGCTTTGGTCCGGTTGACGCCTTCGTCAGTGGCAATTACAGCGGATTGCGTCCGAACCTGGTAACCACCCCATTCGGAGGACTCGGATCCGATCCGTTCGAGACTCCCGTGAATCACGACGGCGCCATGATTTACGTTGGCGCCCGTTACAGCCTGCCGCAGAACGATGGCCGCACGAAATTCGGTTTCGAGTTCAATCACGGCTCGAAGTACTGGTTCAATTTCGCACAGGCCCAGGACGACATTATTTCTCCGAAGACTAACACTCGCGGCAACGTGTACGAAACCTACCTCACTCATCGCATCAAGAGTCGATTCATTTTGAAAGTAGATTACATCAAGTACTTCTACGATTACTCGGGATCAGGCTGGCACATTGGTGCTCCGAAGGCATTGGATTCGACACCTGTGCTGGGCTTTCCCACCTATGATCGGGCGTCCATGCTGTCGCTCGGCTTGACTACAAGGTTTTAG
- a CDS encoding sigma factor-like helix-turn-helix DNA-binding protein, with product MMVNDVTVTARLLSQAARGNHVATVQLFDGELEEMYETACLLLGGTGDALEMVRDSVCAAVDKLGEVKDPARFSSWARNLVVNRALQHMVERREPFLDADSTAYEPMAEEWCGDGEPGEVLELFLSTVRPHQIEADGVAPDSFRRMLRLQLQSLPDDLRIAFVLHDILGFRVNGTSVLLGQSPGVVKNLLAAARHTLVMSVSTALRSMAAVMGGSDDWLKSTDNSPAQHEIGAC from the coding sequence ATGATGGTGAACGATGTAACGGTAACTGCACGATTGCTGTCTCAGGCTGCCAGGGGGAACCACGTCGCGACTGTGCAGCTGTTCGACGGTGAACTGGAAGAGATGTACGAAACCGCATGCCTCCTGCTGGGAGGCACGGGTGACGCCCTGGAGATGGTGCGGGACTCTGTCTGTGCTGCAGTGGACAAGCTCGGCGAAGTGAAAGACCCTGCCCGCTTCTCCTCCTGGGCAAGGAATCTTGTGGTAAACAGGGCCCTCCAACATATGGTTGAGCGTCGCGAGCCCTTTCTGGACGCCGACTCAACGGCATATGAGCCGATGGCTGAAGAATGGTGCGGTGATGGGGAGCCTGGCGAAGTGCTTGAACTCTTTTTATCTACGGTGCGCCCGCACCAGATTGAGGCCGATGGTGTCGCGCCCGATTCCTTCCGGCGAATGCTGCGGCTGCAACTGCAATCGCTTCCTGACGATCTCCGGATAGCGTTCGTCTTACACGACATCCTGGGTTTTCGGGTGAATGGAACATCTGTCCTCCTGGGTCAATCACCGGGGGTCGTCAAAAACCTCCTGGCAGCAGCACGTCACACACTCGTAATGAGTGTCTCGACTGCTTTGCGAAGCATGGCTGCCGTAATGGGCGGCAGTGACGACTGGCTGAAAAGTACGGATAACTCTCCAGCGCAACATGAGATTGGGGCCTGCTGA
- a CDS encoding cytochrome c, giving the protein MRSFSFTVAAAIALFFAVTLPCLAGQKPPDGKALYKQNCRVCHDKGSPNGEFSPMSLIGDQWDKFFDTKLIPSHKEAVVPNTGKKLFELLTPEQIKSIHKFCVDHAADSEQPQTCG; this is encoded by the coding sequence ATGCGAAGTTTCAGCTTCACAGTTGCAGCCGCGATTGCTCTCTTCTTCGCGGTGACTCTGCCTTGCCTTGCCGGACAGAAACCTCCGGACGGCAAAGCTCTCTACAAACAGAATTGTCGTGTCTGCCACGACAAGGGATCACCGAACGGCGAGTTCAGCCCGATGTCGCTGATCGGCGATCAGTGGGACAAGTTTTTCGATACGAAGCTTATACCAAGCCACAAGGAAGCCGTTGTTCCAAACACCGGGAAAAAGCTTTTTGAACTGCTCACCCCGGAGCAAATCAAGAGCATTCATAAATTCTGCGTCGATCACGCGGCGGACTCCGAACAGCCGCAAACCTGCGGTTAA
- a CDS encoding CusA/CzcA family heavy metal efflux RND transporter, which produces MISRIIEWCERNRFLVLTGTAFLVIAGVWCLHRIPLDALPDISDVQVVIHTEWAGEPPNVIEDQVTYPLVTTLLAAPHVKAVRAQTMFGDSYVFVVFEDGTDLYWARSRVTEYLQQIAGRLPPNVHPAIGPDATGAGWVYQYAIVDTSHTKSLADLRALQDWYVRYQLETVPGVAEVATIGGYVKQYQVKLDPNKLFSYGIPISTVIDRVRDSTNEVGGSVLEMSGAEYMVRGLGYLRSLDDLRNIPVATKNGTPVLVRDLGTVEFGPDIRRGAVDWQGEGETVGGIVVMRYGMNALDVINGVKAKLHEIGPSLPPGVEIVTGYDRSGLINESIKTLKRDLIEEAIIVSFVSLAFLFHFRSALVPIITLPIAVLAAFIPMYYLHVSSNIMSLGGLALAIGVLIDAAIVMVENGYKHLAERHELAPGEVLTESKRRAILLRAAKQVGPALFYSLIIILVSFLPVFLLEAQEGRMFRPLAWTKTMALVFSSLLSITLVPMLMPIFIRGRLRPESENPFARATHAIYLPVLRWCLRHWKLVIAINLIFLAASIPLYFKLGSQFMPPLYEGSSLYMPSALPGISITQAAALMQEQDRIIRSFPEVSTVLGAVGRSDSATDNAPLDMYDTTIMLKPREQWRKGMTYEKLIQEMDAKLQFPGLTNTWTMPVANRLDMEMTGIKTPLGMKIQGPDLDKIQEIGASIQKILSTMSTTSSVFAERVSQGFYLNVEVDRAEAARYGLTVGDVQRVITSGVGGADIAENVEGRQRFPISVRYDRDFRDNPGAIGRILIGTPTGAQIPINQVARVFFSSGPAMIRDEDGALTGYVYLDLKTNDYGGYVKQADKLLQEQLVLPAGYTYKWAGEYEFELRAKERLKFILPIVFFVIFVLLYMIFKSAAEAAVLIFPTLYAMSGGLILQWILGYNFSVAVWVGYIALFGIAVETGVVMVVYLHEALQHRVAAGRMLTEEDVEEATIEGAVQRLRPKLMTVTAVILSLAPILWESGIGSDVMKPIATPIVGGMITSTIHVLILVPVFFFLMKRRALREAGAHSHAYVGKAIDAHQE; this is translated from the coding sequence ATGATCTCCCGAATCATTGAATGGTGCGAACGCAATCGTTTCCTCGTACTGACGGGCACCGCATTTCTCGTCATCGCCGGCGTCTGGTGCCTGCATCGCATTCCGCTGGACGCGCTTCCCGATATCAGCGACGTGCAGGTAGTTATTCATACCGAATGGGCAGGCGAGCCGCCGAACGTGATCGAAGACCAGGTGACGTATCCGCTCGTCACGACGCTGCTTGCGGCTCCGCATGTGAAAGCCGTCCGTGCGCAGACCATGTTCGGCGATTCCTACGTGTTTGTAGTCTTTGAAGATGGTACGGACCTCTATTGGGCGCGGTCGCGCGTGACCGAATACCTGCAGCAGATCGCCGGACGCTTGCCGCCCAATGTGCATCCTGCGATTGGCCCGGACGCGACAGGTGCCGGCTGGGTGTATCAGTACGCCATCGTGGACACAAGTCATACCAAGAGCCTGGCCGACTTGCGTGCGCTCCAGGACTGGTACGTGCGTTATCAACTGGAGACAGTTCCGGGTGTCGCCGAGGTTGCAACCATCGGTGGATATGTGAAGCAGTACCAGGTGAAGCTCGATCCCAACAAGCTGTTTTCTTACGGCATTCCCATCTCGACCGTAATTGACCGCGTGCGCGACAGCACGAATGAAGTTGGCGGAAGCGTGCTGGAGATGAGCGGTGCCGAGTACATGGTGCGCGGCCTCGGATATTTGCGCTCGCTCGATGATCTGCGAAACATCCCGGTGGCGACAAAGAACGGCACACCCGTGTTGGTCCGCGATCTCGGAACGGTAGAGTTCGGTCCGGATATTCGGCGCGGCGCCGTGGATTGGCAAGGCGAAGGCGAAACCGTCGGCGGAATCGTCGTCATGCGGTACGGAATGAATGCTCTCGACGTGATCAACGGGGTCAAAGCCAAACTGCACGAGATCGGCCCGTCCTTGCCGCCCGGCGTTGAGATCGTCACGGGTTACGACCGCTCGGGCCTGATCAACGAATCCATCAAGACTTTGAAGCGCGATCTGATCGAAGAAGCCATCATCGTCAGCTTCGTATCTCTCGCGTTCCTGTTTCACTTTCGTTCCGCGCTTGTTCCTATCATCACGTTGCCGATTGCGGTGCTCGCGGCATTTATCCCGATGTACTACCTGCACGTGAGCTCCAACATCATGTCCCTCGGAGGACTGGCTCTCGCAATAGGTGTGCTCATCGACGCCGCCATCGTAATGGTGGAGAACGGGTATAAGCATCTGGCAGAGCGTCACGAACTCGCCCCCGGAGAGGTACTGACCGAAAGCAAGCGAAGAGCCATACTTCTGAGAGCGGCCAAGCAAGTCGGTCCGGCGCTCTTCTATTCACTGATCATCATTCTCGTTTCGTTCCTCCCCGTCTTCCTGCTGGAAGCGCAGGAAGGGCGCATGTTCCGACCGCTAGCGTGGACGAAGACGATGGCACTCGTATTTTCCTCGCTGCTTTCGATCACTCTCGTGCCGATGTTGATGCCGATCTTCATCCGCGGGCGCCTGAGGCCCGAGTCTGAGAATCCCTTTGCACGTGCTACGCACGCCATCTATCTGCCAGTGCTGCGCTGGTGCTTGCGGCATTGGAAACTGGTAATCGCCATAAATCTGATATTCCTGGCGGCAAGCATTCCCCTCTATTTCAAGCTGGGTAGCCAGTTCATGCCCCCGCTGTACGAAGGCTCATCTCTCTACATGCCGAGCGCATTGCCCGGTATATCCATCACCCAGGCGGCCGCGCTCATGCAGGAGCAGGACCGGATTATTCGCTCGTTCCCAGAGGTCTCCACCGTGCTGGGTGCGGTGGGTAGATCCGACAGCGCCACCGACAACGCACCGCTCGATATGTACGACACGACGATCATGCTGAAACCCCGTGAACAGTGGCGAAAGGGCATGACCTACGAAAAGCTCATCCAGGAGATGGATGCCAAGCTGCAATTCCCGGGCCTTACGAACACGTGGACTATGCCGGTGGCTAACCGTCTCGATATGGAGATGACCGGGATCAAGACTCCACTGGGAATGAAAATCCAGGGTCCAGACCTCGACAAGATTCAGGAGATCGGGGCCAGTATCCAAAAAATTCTCTCCACGATGTCGACGACCAGTTCGGTGTTTGCCGAGCGTGTATCGCAAGGCTTCTATTTGAACGTGGAGGTCGATCGTGCTGAAGCCGCACGCTATGGGCTCACGGTCGGCGACGTGCAGCGAGTAATCACCTCAGGAGTTGGCGGCGCCGATATCGCCGAGAACGTGGAAGGCAGGCAGCGATTCCCAATTAGCGTTCGCTACGACCGCGATTTCCGCGACAATCCAGGGGCAATCGGTCGAATCCTGATCGGCACGCCGACCGGTGCTCAGATCCCCATCAACCAGGTGGCAAGGGTATTCTTCTCGAGTGGCCCGGCGATGATTCGCGACGAAGATGGTGCGCTCACCGGATACGTGTATCTCGACCTGAAGACGAACGACTACGGCGGGTACGTGAAGCAGGCCGACAAACTCTTGCAGGAACAGCTGGTTCTCCCCGCCGGTTATACCTACAAGTGGGCTGGTGAGTACGAATTCGAATTGCGCGCCAAAGAACGATTGAAGTTCATTCTGCCAATCGTATTCTTCGTGATCTTCGTGCTGCTATACATGATCTTCAAATCGGCTGCGGAAGCCGCCGTGCTGATCTTCCCGACCCTCTACGCCATGTCGGGCGGACTGATTCTGCAATGGATACTCGGTTATAACTTTAGCGTGGCAGTGTGGGTGGGCTACATCGCTCTCTTCGGGATCGCGGTAGAAACTGGCGTGGTCATGGTCGTCTACCTCCACGAAGCGCTACAGCATCGAGTTGCCGCCGGGAGAATGCTGACCGAGGAGGACGTCGAGGAAGCGACAATTGAAGGCGCAGTACAGAGGTTGCGCCCGAAACTGATGACCGTCACCGCCGTGATCCTCAGCCTCGCGCCGATCCTGTGGGAGTCCGGCATCGGTTCCGACGTCATGAAACCGATCGCAACCCCGATTGTCGGCGGCATGATCACCTCGACGATTCACGTGCTGATCCTAGTCCCGGTGTTCTTCTTTCTGATGAAGCGGAGGGCGTTGCGGGAGGCTGGAGCTCATTCTCATGCATACGTAGGTAAGGCAATAGATGCTCATCAGGAGTGA
- a CDS encoding ABC transporter ATP-binding protein: protein MLPIVVENVYKTYKIGKVDVPAVRGVSFSAEPSEFISIVGPSGSGKSTLFYMLGGLTRADAGRVIVGGADFAQLSDAERTKLRKQKIGFVFQKFNLLPTLTARDNIEIARDIAGEHANDDAAFFTRITELLGIAKRLDHRPSELSGGEQQRVALARALINKPSIVLADEPTGNLDTKNSEAVLAMLRQSNKDLGQTVLMITHNPEAAKFGDRILHMRDGELVDPSLDPQWKP, encoded by the coding sequence ATGCTGCCAATTGTCGTCGAGAACGTCTACAAGACTTACAAGATTGGGAAGGTCGATGTTCCCGCCGTCCGAGGTGTGTCATTTTCGGCCGAACCGAGCGAGTTCATCAGCATAGTCGGGCCGTCTGGGAGCGGCAAATCGACGCTCTTTTACATGTTGGGCGGGCTCACGCGAGCGGACGCAGGGCGCGTGATCGTGGGGGGCGCCGATTTTGCGCAGCTCAGCGATGCCGAGCGGACCAAGCTGCGTAAGCAGAAGATCGGTTTCGTGTTCCAGAAATTCAACCTGCTGCCAACGCTTACAGCTCGCGACAACATTGAAATCGCTCGTGATATCGCAGGCGAGCACGCGAACGACGATGCTGCGTTCTTTACTCGAATAACGGAATTGCTGGGCATTGCCAAGCGTCTCGATCATCGACCGTCGGAACTGAGCGGCGGCGAGCAGCAGCGCGTGGCACTGGCACGAGCGCTCATTAATAAACCCTCGATCGTACTGGCGGACGAACCGACCGGCAATCTCGATACGAAGAACTCCGAGGCGGTGCTAGCCATGCTTCGGCAATCGAACAAGGACCTTGGGCAAACCGTGCTGATGATCACGCACAACCCCGAGGCCGCGAAATTCGGCGACCGCATCCTGCATATGCGGGACGGCGAGCTCGTGGATCCATCGCTAGATCCACAGTGGAAACCTTGA